Proteins from a single region of Punica granatum isolate Tunisia-2019 chromosome 8, ASM765513v2, whole genome shotgun sequence:
- the LOC116187743 gene encoding autophagy-related protein 9, with protein MMFSGRQKGTNTSSKFKWNWRGDSSLTAGLLRDVPPEIELSEYGRIPSPGSESPSALLNGESLSVEPITDLDLFFERLYSYYCEKGLWCIIIKWIVELLSLGFTICFSGFFLLYVDWDGLRNAKCGMDAVESGVNPCDLAKEALHQHPLSPLTVNKAIIVGYLGIFSIYWIFCFFRFFAQLKDILGIRHFYYNSLHVTDSEIQTMPWATILEKAVKLQSSQKLCVVKDLSAHDIVMRLMRKENYLIGMVNKAVLAFQISPWVPGAGPAVSCSDGRQRRLILTKTLEWTLNWCILQSMFDRNFCVRRDFIVNPRALKKRLILVGFTMLVLSPFLVIFMLVYLFLRHAEQFYNHPSTASSRRWSNLSRWIFREFNEVDHLFRHRINSSVLHASDYLKQFPSPIVSIIAKFISFVSGGFAAVLLIIALLEESLLEGHIFGRQLFWYGAVFGTITAISRAAIANELLVLDPEGAMSMVVQHTHYMPKRWRGKENSEAVRIEFETLFQYTGMMLLEEMTSIFLTPYLLMFVVPKRVDDILQFISDFTVHVEGVGHVCSFSVFDFQNHGNSNYGSPHKSSCNQRSSQGKMEKSFLSFQSSYASWEPDLQGKQFLSHLRAFRDRMLQGHCPRPSYSPPRAWWAGPNLRGYAERNSFYSREVQQDALETGNHLGSLWLVDIDQRNHPYLLDWYYTSLGAQRGCMANHQIEDPNVDVAAKQHLGEDLWTPPDFAQDEARFEEFWGRGESTMDRSVSHLGASTSVAPVLFRESVFQQHESRNLGPPSRSHWWARSGPNLMQMETSFIEPPEFGGGASNNYYYDNRSERSLEEGENGERLDWRLAQRPSFPSYLEGDDGKEPLDWGLPQRPSFPTNLEDDIEAGGVSLHFDDIYSKPPETPRIDVEHASSGW; from the exons ATGATGTTCAGTGGTCGTCAAAAAGGCACTAATACTTCCAGCAAATTTAAATGGAATTGGCGTGGTGATTCCTCTTTGACTGCAGGTTTGCTTAGGGATGTGCCCCCTGAGATTGAATTGTCTGAGTATGGAAGGATCCCAAGTCCTGGTAGTGAAAGCCCTTCAGCACTTCTCAATGGGGAAAGTTTGAGTGTGGAACCAATTACTGACTTGGACCTGTTTTTTGAGAGGCTTTATAGTTACTACTGTGAGAAGGGGCTCTGGTGTATTATTATTAAGTGGATAGTTGAGCTGCTCAGTCTGGGTTTTACCATTTGTTTCTCTGGATTTTTCTTGCTATATGTTGATTGGGATGGGCTTCGCAATGCAAAGTGTGGCATGGATGCTGTGGAGTCAGGAGTCAATCCTTGTGATCTGGCTAAGGAAGCTCTTCATCAGCACCCTTTAAGCCCGCTGACCGTGAACAAAGCTATCATTGTTGGGTATCTGGGGATATTCTCCATTTACTGGATATTCTGCTTCTTTAGGTTTTTTGCTCAGTTAAAGGATATTCTGGGAATTCGTCACTTCTATTACAACAG TCTCCATGTCACGGACAGCGAAATCCAAACCATGCCATGGGCAACAATCCTTGAGAAGGCTGTTAAGCTGCAAAGTTCACAAAAGCTATGTGTTGTCAAGGATCTCTCTGCCCATGATATAGTCATGCGGTTGATGCGGAAGGAAAACTACTTGATTGGAATGGTCAACAAAGCTGTTCTTGCATTTCAAATATCACCGTGGGTTCCTGGTGCTGGCCCTGCTGTGAGTTGTTCTGATGGAAGGCAACGAAGACTGATTCTTACAAAGACATTGGAGTGGACTTTGAATTGGTGTATCCTTCAGAGCATGTTTGACCG GAACTTTTGTGTTCGGAGGGACTTCATTGTTAACCCAAGGGCATTAAAGAAAAGGCTTATCTTGGTTGGATTCACAATGCTTGTCCTTTCTCCTTTCCTTGTTATCTTCATGCTTGTATATCTCTTCCTGAGACATGCTGAACAATTCTATAATCATCCAAGCACTGCATCATCACGAAGGTGGTCAAATCTGTCGAGATGGATATTTAGGGAATTTAATGAG GTTGATCATTTGTTCAGGCACCGTATCAACAGCAGTGTGCTGCATGCTTCAGATTACTTAAAGCAGTTCCCATCTCCTATAGTTTCTATTATCGCAAAATTCATCTCCTTCGTCTCTGGTGGATTTGCCGCAGTTCTTCTCATAATTGCTCTTCTTGAGGAGTCTCTACTGGAAGGCCAT ATCTTTGGGCGCCAACTTTTCTGGTATGGAGCTGTTTTTGGAACAATCACTGCTATCAGTCGTGCTGCGATTGCAAACGAACTTCTGGTACTTGATCCAGAAGGGGCAATGTCTATGGTGGTCCAGCACACTCACTACATGCCAAAGAGATGGCGTGGCAAAGAAAATAGTGAGGCGGTGCGGATAGAATTTGAGACTCTGTTTcag TATACTGGGATGATGTTACTGGAAGAGATGACCTCTATTTTCCTCACTCCATACTTGCTTATGTTTGTCGTTCCAAAG AGGGTGGACGATATTTTGCAGTTCATCTCAGATTTCACCGTGCATGTTGAAGGTGTGGGTCATGTTTGCAG TTTTAGTGTGTTTGATTTCCAAAACCACGGGAATAGCAATTATGGCTCGCCTCACAAGTCATCTTGCAACCAGAGGAGTTCTCAGGGCAAAATGGAGAAATCATTTTTGAG CTTCCAGAGCAGTTATGCTTCATGGGAGCCTGATCTACAGGGGAAGCAATTCCTCTCGCATCTCCGAGCTTTTAGGGACCGAATGCTTCAAGGACACTGCCCTAGGCCTTCATACTCACCTCCTAGAGCATGGTGGGCAGGCCCCAATCTCAGAGGCTATGCGGAGCGGAACAGCTTTTACTCAAGGGAGGTCCAACAGGATGCTCTCGAAACTGGGAACCATTTGGGCTCCCTGTGGCTTGTCGATATCGATCAGAGGAATCATCCATATCTCCTCGACTGGTACTACACCTCTCTTGGAGCCCAACGTGGATGTATGGCAAATCACCAGATAGAAGATCCTAATGTAGATGTGGCGGCCAAGCAGCATCTGGGAGAGGACTTGTGGACCCCACCGGACTTTGCTCAGGACGAGGCAAGGTTCGAGGAGTTCTGGGGAAGGGGAGAAAGTACCATGGATCGATCAGTGTCCCACCTCGGGGCTTCCACTTCTGTTGCACCTGTGTTGTTCCGAGAGAGCGTGTTTCAGCAGCACGAGTCTCGTAATTTGGGTCCTCCCAGCAGAAGCCACTGGTGGGCCAGGAGTGGACCGAATCTGATGCAGATGGAGACAAGCTTCATTGAGCCTCCTGAGTTCGGGGGTGGGGCATCCAATAACTATTATTACGATAATCGATCAGAGAGAAGTCTAGAGGAGGGAGAAAACGGGGAACGCTTGGACTGGAGGTTAGCTCAGAGGCCGTCTTTCCCGTCCTACTTGGAGGGGGATGATGGGAAAGAACCCTTGGACTGGGGGTTACCTCAGAGGCCGTCGTTTCCAACCAACTTGGAGGACGACATTGAGGCAGGAGGTGTGAGTCTTCACTTTGACGATATCTACAGTAAACCACCCGAGACGCCACGGATAGATGTAGAACACGCTAGCTCGGGTTGGTGA